The segment GAATGTTTGTTTAATATGTTGCAGTAGTCCGCTAAAGTTGGCTTTGGCTTGATTAACAGCGCCTATCGCCGCTAGTAGTTCGTCATTAGCAGCTACTATAGCAATATAGTTACGTGTTTCACGGCCATCTTGATCTTGTTCATGCCACATATCGAACAGGGCTTTACGCAACCAATCGTTAGCAGGTGGCGATTGATGAAAGACCCATGAAGCCGGTAGCTGCTGTTCATATAATGAGACCGCGGCGTCAATGGTTTCAAGTAGATGGTCAAACTGCTGCTCCAATTGAAGCAGCACCTGATAGGCCGAAGGCGATAAGGGATTTGCGTTTGTCTCGGCCATAGTCAGTGTCAGGGCTCGTTAAGTCAGTGATAAGACTTGTTAGGAGAGTGGCGCATCCTTGTCGGCTTGCGCTAAGAGCGTATCTATATCGGCCTCATCCATGGCGGACTCGCCCGATATGCGGTGCGATTCATCGGCCCAGGCACCTAAATCTAGCAGTTGGCAGCGCTTACTGCAGAAAGGGCGGTAAGTGCTTTCTGGCAGCCAGGGCACACGCTTGGCGCACTGCGGGCAATTAACTTCTAGCGGGGAATCGTTGGCAGGGCGAGCCATAAAAAACTCCAATTGCGTTAACAAATACGATATCTCAGTAGTTGAGCTGCTGGCGGTAGCTTTTATCCAGCTGTGCCACTTGTTCCATCATGCTGGCGTGGTCACCGCTGTTATCTATCACGTCATCTGCCTTCGCTAACCGTTGTTCGCGGGTAAGTTGGGCGGCGAGAATAGCATGCACCTGGCTTTCACTCACCCCATCACGCTGTTGGGTTCTCGATAATTGTAGCCCTTGGGGTACATCGACAACCACTGCGCGGTTAACTAGCGCACTTTGTCCAGACTCAAAGAGTAACGGTGATACCAGCAGCACATAGGGCGCGCCCTGGGCTTTGAGCTGCTCTAAATGCTCCAGTAGTCTCTCCCTTATTCTGGGATGTGTGACGGATTCTAGCCACTGTCGCTGTTCTGGATTTTTAAAAATAATCTCGCGTAGGGCGGCGCGATTAAGCGTGCCATCCTCATGTATGACCTGATCACCGAAACGGTTTTTAATGGCTAGCAGTGCCGGTTCACCCGGTAAAACAACTTCCCTGGCGACATCGTCGGCATCAACCCAGGCAGCGCCGAGTGTTTCAAAGGCGCGTGCAACGGTCGATTTACCCGACCCAATGCCACCGGTTAATCCGATAATCATTTGCTACCTCAAATAGCTGAATTTTATATAGCTGAACGTTACATAACGTTGGTTCACATAATCATGCTGAGATACAGCGCCATTATTTCATCACCGACTAACAGCGCTACCCAACCAGCAAGGGCGAGAAAAGGACCAAAGGGCAGTGGAGCACCGCGTAGACGGGGTGAGCAGGCCTGGAGCATCAGCCCAACAATGGCCCCGAGCCCTGCGGAAAGTATCAAAATCAGCGGTAAGAAACTCCAACCCAGCCAAGCGCCCAGCGCCGCTAACAGCTTAAAGTCGCCATAGCCCATTCCTTCTTTGCCAGTGACCAGTTTGAATAGCCAATAAAAACTCCACAGGGAAAGATAGCCTACCATTACGCCGATAACCGCACTCGGCAGCATAAGCGGCTGAAATAGGAGCTGAAACAGCAACCCTAACCAAAGCAAAGGTAGGGTGATGACGTCGGGCAATAGCTGGGTGCGAAAGTCGATCACGGCAAGCACTAACAGCATTAGACATGCGCCATAAATGAAGCCTGCTTCAACAGTAAGCCCTTGCAGAGCCAACACGGCAACGGCCAGCAAGCCGCCGGATATTTCTACTAGTGGGTATTGAATGCTAATAGATGTTTGGCACGTAGCGCAGCGCCCGCGTCGCTTCACCCAGCCAATCACTGGCAAGTTGTCGTGCCAGGCAATAGGCGCTTCACAGCGTGGGCACATGGAGCCAGGCGTGGCCAAATTAAAGCGCGGTGAGTGTTCAGCGCTTAGCTCGAGTGCTTCGCGGGCTTCGTTACGCCAGCCACGCATCAGCATCACCGGTAGTCGCGTAATCACCACATTTAGAAAGCTACCTAGACATAGCCCAATCAATAAAACGATTAACCACAGAATGATCGGAGGGTGATGCATGACGCTCCTTGGGTTTGTTTAAATTAGTGTTCTTGAATAGTTTGAATCTTAGAGAGCAGAGCCTAAATCAAAAATTGGCAGATACATTGAGACCACCACCCCCCCAACTAGCACACCCAGTACCACAATAATAACCGGCTCCATCAGCGACGTGAGGGCATCGACTTTATTATCGACTTCTTCTTCGTAGTAATCAGCAACGCGATTCAGCATGGCATCAAGCGACCCCGCCTCCTCGCCGATACTGACCATCTGGATCGCCAGGGGAGGAAAACGGTTGGTCATGCGCATGGCGAAGTGCAGCTGTTGCCCGGTAGATACATCTTGGCGTGTTTGCACCACCGCACGCTCGTACACTTTATTGCCTGTAGCGCCAGCGGCGGTGTCTAAGCCTTCAACGAGCGGGACGCCGGAGGCGAAGGTGGTTGCTAAGGTGCGCGAAAAACGAGCAATAGCAGATTTGTGCATAATATCGCCAATGACCGGTAAGCGAAGCAGTAGAGCGTGCATACGGTAGGCGACTTTAGGCGAGCGCTGAATGCTTATTTTAAGCAGGAGTACCGCGGTAATCACTGCGCCGAGCGCCACTAGCCAGTAACGCTGGGCAAGCTCGGATAAATTCACCGTCATTTGGGTTAGTGCAGGAAGTTCAGCGCCAAAGCTTTGAAACATGCTTTCAAATTCAGGCACTACTTTAATCAACAGCAGCATGGTCACTGCAATGCCTATCGTCATAACGGCGGTGGGGTACCAAAGCGCTTTCTTAACTCGCGACTTTAGCGATTCCACTTTCTCTTTATAAGTCGCAATACGATCAAGCATTTGATCCAGCGCACCTGACTGCTCGCCAGCGTTAACCAGGTTAACAAACAGCCGATCAAACTGTTTGGGGTGACGGCTCAATGCATCAGAGAAGCTGGAGCCCGATGATACATCACTCATCAGATGTTGAATCAAGGCAACCATGGCAGGTTTTTTGAGGCTCTCTGCCACCACCTGAAGTGCTTGTAGCAAGGGAATGCCAGCGCGAATCATGGTGGCCATTTGGCGCGCAAAGACCATGATGTCGTTGGGATTAATACGGCCGTTGCCGCCAAGGTTGCCCTTTTTACTAATTCGGCCGATAACGATATTTTGCTTGGTCAGCTCAGCGGCTACTTCGGCTTTACTGCGGCCAATCATCTCTCCGCTTAGCGTTCTATCCTGGGGGCCTTTACCGATCCATTTCCAGCGCGCTAGCTTGATGGCGGGCGTTTGGCGTCGACGTGCCGTTTTAGCCATGCCTTACTCCTTGCTCACACGGTTAATCTCTTCCAGGCTGGTAATGCCCTGCATGACTTTCAGTAATCCACTGCGGTGAAGGGTTGGATAGCCCTCCTTGCACACCTGTTGATCAATATCTAAGGAGTTGGCGTCACGCATAATCAGTTGACGCATCGCTTCGGTAATCGGCACTACCTCATAAATGCCGATTCGGCCTTTATAGCCGTGAGTGCAGTGCTTGCAACCCACCGGTTTATAGATAGTTGCCTGATGGATTTCTTCGCTGCTAAAGCCTTCTTTGCGCAGCGCCTCATGGGGAATATCAATGGGCTCTTTGCAGTGTGTGCATAGTTTGCGAGCCAGGCGCTGAGCAATAATCAAACTAACGGCGCTGGCGATGTTAAACGAAGAGACACCCATATTAGCCAGACGAGTCAGTGTTTCAGCCGCCGAGTTGGTATGCACCGTGGAGAGTACCAAGTGACCTGTCTGGGCGGCTTTAACGGCAATTTCGGCGGTTTCCAGATCGCGAATCTCCCCTACCATAACGACGTCTGGGTCTTGGCGTAGAAACGCTCTCAGCGCACTGGCAAAATCGAGGCCGATCTTAGGTAATACGTTCACCTGATTGATACCCGCGACTTTGATTTCAACCGGGTCTTCGGCTGTACAGATATTACGTTCCACTTTATTAAGAATATTAATGCCGGTATACAGCGAAACGGTTTTACCACTACCGGTAGGGCCGGTGACCAGAATCATGCCTTGGGGTTGTTTTAATGCGTGCTCATAATGGCCCCGTTGGTCGTCGGTAAAGCCCAGTTGCTCAATACCTAGCTGCACTGCGGTAGGGTCTAATATCCGCAACACCAACTTTTCGCCATAGACGGTAGGCAGTGAGTTAACCCGGAAGTCGAGGGAGCGTGTGCGGGAAAGCTTGAGCTTGATCGAGCCATCTTGGGGTAAGCGACGTTCCGAGATATCAAGGCGCGCCATGATTTTCAGTCGGGCCGCGATACGGTTACGCATAGCAAAGGGTGGTCGTGCCACTTCGATTAGCATTCCATCAACCCGAAAGCGTACCCGATACAGCGTTTCGTAAGGCTCAAAATGGATATCGGACGCGCCACGACGGATCGCATCTAGCAGAATCTTGTTCACAAATTTAACGATGGGAGCGTCTTCGCTATTTTGGGAAGACTCTTCCAGCGGTACTTCATTGCCGTCGTTATTCTGCACAATGCTCAGCGAGCTGACCGCATCATCAATATCGTCCAGCTCATCCAGCATGCCGCGCTCGTTTTGCGCAAGGTAGCTATTGAGGGCGACCGTTATTTGATCAACGGGCGCGAGGATACCTTCAACACTAAGGCCGGTCGCAAACTGCAATTCATCCAGTTGCGTCAAAGTGGCGGGATAAGGCACCGCAACCGTCAGGCGATGGCCGTGGCGCGCTAATGGCAAAACGTTAAGGCTCTGCAAAACTTTAACAGGATAGTCAGCCGCAGGAGGTAGCGCGGTAAGCCGCACCGCCTCCAAATCTATGACCGGTAGCCCATACTCCCACCCGGCCGCCAGTGTGGCTTCATTAGGGTCAACCAGGCCGCTCTCGATAACATGCTGAAGTAACGATATTTCCAAGTCTGATGCGGTCGTTTCCGCAGTGGCGGCCTGGGCATCGTTCAGCAAGCCGTGCTTAACCAAACGCTGGGCAATGCCGCGCAGGCCGCCGCGGGCGGCGGCGTGACTTAAAGTCGACTCAAAGGGGGGCTGGCTCATCAAAACAACCTGTTTTACATCGAAGTAGGCGTGTTACTTGTACCATAAATTAGCGTTTACAGGCATTAAAAGGCTGGTCAGGCAGGTCGCTAAAGAAGCATTCATATGAGCTGATAGCGTTAATAGCAGTTGTTGTAAAAAAAGATCACGTAAGCTAGTGTAATTGTAGTTATCGCTAATTCTTTTTAAGGATTCACGATCCTTACAAAGGCTTGCCCTTCCCCCACAGGAGATGCCTTCATGCAGAATGCTGCACAACCTATTTCTCGTATCACGAAGCAAGGCGGTTTTACGCTGATTGAGCTGATGATCGTCGTCGCGATTATTGGTGTATTGGCTTCCCTTGCCGTGCCTCAGTACCAAAATTACACCGCACGTGCCCAGGCGAGTGAGGGATTGTCGGTGACTGGTGGAATGCGAGCAGACCTTGCAGAGCGCTATTCACTTGATGGTGAGTTTCCTGCGGCCTTAGACAGCTTAGAAGGGACTGCCGATGATCCAGCTGGTAGATATGTGCAAAAGGCTACATACTCCAAAAATTCGGACGGTGATGCCATTATTACTGTCACCTTTTTAAGCGATACATCTATTGCCAATGCAATCGTTGATGAAGATGGTGGTGAAGGCAACTTAATGACCATTATAAGTGAAGAACCTGCGAAAGGTTGGACTTGTGGTGGTTTGCCATCGCGTCTGCTGCCCGCAGGTTGCAAAGATTAAATCCTAACGACTAGAGGGCGTTTACTTTTAAAAGCGTTCTCTAGCCTTTGTCACCTATCTTAGGGCTGGTTAGATGGAAAAAAACCAAAGAGGCTTCACGCTTATTGAACTTATGATTGTTGTGGCGATTATTGGTGTGTTGGCTTCCATAGCAGTGCCGCAATATCAAAATTATACTGCTCGAGCCCAGGTGTCCGAAGCACTAAACGTGTTGAGTGGTGTTAAAAGTGAGTTAAGCGAGCGCTATGCTCTTGAGGGAAGCTTTGGGTCGGGCAACCTGTTGAATCAATCAGAGCTTGTTAGCCAAACACAATATGTTGATTCGATAGATTACTATACCACTGATGGTGGTGATGGCGTTGATATTGGTATTCGCATGAAAAACGAAGCCCCTGTTTCTCAAGCGGTTCGTAACAACCGCTTTCGTATCGAAGTGAGGGCCAGTGAAGGCTCGATTACGTGGAGGTGTATGCCCGCTCAGCAGCAGCCCATAGACCCAAAATACCTGCCTGGCAGTTGCCGTTCGTAAACTCCCTCTTCCTTCCTCAATCCCTACGCATTTGTACTTTACACTGTGAGCTCTTACCTTAAGCGAGGAGCTTACAGTGAATCCCATCAAACTGATTGCCATGAGTGCGCTAGGCGCGCTGCTATTCAATAGCGCTGCATTTGCCCAGCCTGATCATGCCCCGGCACACGGTGCCCGTGATAAGGGCCAGCACCAGCAGCATGAATCTAACCGCTCTAGCCAATCCCGTTATGGGCGGGTTGATCTGCCCCGTATCAATGAACGTGAGCTGCGTCAGCTATTGCGCCAACACGACGCGCCGCGAGCCGAGTCGTTACCCCCGGGTATTCAGCGTAACCTTGAACGTGGCAAGCCGTTGCCGCCAGGTATTGCCAAGCGTTTTGACGGCCAGCTGGCTTCTCAGTTACCGAACTACCCAGGCTATGAGTGGGAGCGTGTCGGCGCCGATGTGGTGTTAATTGAAGCCGCCACGCGTATTGTGGTGGATGTGCTGGTAGACGTATTACGCTAACCCAGCCACCGCAAGGTTTGACTCGAAAATTATATCTCGGCGGCTTATGGTGAGAGACTCAAAGCATCATCGCGTTCTAAAGGGAGATTCAATGAGCGAACACACACTAGCCGCACGTCTTGAAATCACGATTGCTATCGCCGAAGAAGCTGGGCAAATGATCGTCAAAGCACGGGAGCAGCAGGACTTTGCACAGCGCTTAAAAAAAGATAATGAGCTGGTCACCGATGTAGATGTGGCCGTGGACAAGCTTATTAGTCAGCGCCTGGAGGAGCACTTTCCGGGTGAGGCGCGGCTGAGTGAAGAGCTTGCCCCCGAGAGCGCTTTGCATGAAACGGCGCCGAAGCTTTGGGTGGTGGATCCTATTGATGGCACGGTTAATTTTGCCCAAGGGCTCCGCCACGTAGCGGTCTCCATTGGCTGGATGGAAGAGGGCGTTGCCAAGGTGGGCGTTGTACACGCGCCGTTTTTAGGCGAAACATTTAGCGCGTCAGAAGGCGCAGGAGCTTTCTGTAACGGTAAAACCATACAACCCAGTAGAGCAGATTCACTGGCGCACACCTTGGTGGGTACGGGGTTCCCCTATCGTAAAGAGGAGCGTAAGCATCTTTTGAAGCGATTAGAGGCCGTGCTACTTGAGTGCCAAGACGTACGTCGTAACGGCGCAGCAGCGCTCGATTTATGCGATGTAGCCTGCGGTCGCTTAGACGCGTATTACGAAAGTGTCTCGCCCTGGGATTTTGTTGCAGGCTGGGTCATTGCGCGTGAAGCTGGCGCACGAGTAGGGCACCTATACCCAGTGCCTTCAGCGGTGCCTGAAGATATCTACCCGGATCATTTATTAGTCACTGCCCCCGGTGTGTATGACGCTATGGCCTATCTGCTGCTTGAGGCTGATCAACGCAAGCCCTAAAGGGTGATGAAATATATAGCGGCGTGTGACAAATACTTGAAAAGAAAGCGCTATAAGGGCTTTTCATTTAGGCAAGAAAACGCTAGTATACGCACCGTCTTGAGGCAAAGATGTAGCGGCCAATAAAGACAGCGGAGCGTGGCGCAGCTTGGTAGCGCGTTGCAATGGGGTTGCAAAGGTCGCAGGTTCGAATCCTGTCGCTCCGACCAAGGATATATAAAACGGCCACTTAGCTAATTGCTACAGTGGCCGTTTTTGTTTGGAAAAATGAGCGGTGATATTCGTCGCTTGAAGATTTTTTGTTGATCAGACGATATCAATGTCTCCTTAACACGCCGGTGGTCAATTCCTCCACGCCTGTTACACCAAGCAGCGCCATATTGCGTTCTATTTCGCTACC is part of the Halomonas alkaliantarctica genome and harbors:
- the yacG gene encoding DNA gyrase inhibitor YacG, with the translated sequence MARPANDSPLEVNCPQCAKRVPWLPESTYRPFCSKRCQLLDLGAWADESHRISGESAMDEADIDTLLAQADKDAPLS
- the coaE gene encoding dephospho-CoA kinase (Dephospho-CoA kinase (CoaE) performs the final step in coenzyme A biosynthesis.), which codes for MIIGLTGGIGSGKSTVARAFETLGAAWVDADDVAREVVLPGEPALLAIKNRFGDQVIHEDGTLNRAALREIIFKNPEQRQWLESVTHPRIRERLLEHLEQLKAQGAPYVLLVSPLLFESGQSALVNRAVVVDVPQGLQLSRTQQRDGVSESQVHAILAAQLTREQRLAKADDVIDNSGDHASMMEQVAQLDKSYRQQLNY
- a CDS encoding prepilin peptidase is translated as MHHPPIILWLIVLLIGLCLGSFLNVVITRLPVMLMRGWRNEAREALELSAEHSPRFNLATPGSMCPRCEAPIAWHDNLPVIGWVKRRGRCATCQTSISIQYPLVEISGGLLAVAVLALQGLTVEAGFIYGACLMLLVLAVIDFRTQLLPDVITLPLLWLGLLFQLLFQPLMLPSAVIGVMVGYLSLWSFYWLFKLVTGKEGMGYGDFKLLAALGAWLGWSFLPLILILSAGLGAIVGLMLQACSPRLRGAPLPFGPFLALAGWVALLVGDEIMALYLSMIM
- a CDS encoding type II secretion system F family protein, producing the protein MAKTARRRQTPAIKLARWKWIGKGPQDRTLSGEMIGRSKAEVAAELTKQNIVIGRISKKGNLGGNGRINPNDIMVFARQMATMIRAGIPLLQALQVVAESLKKPAMVALIQHLMSDVSSGSSFSDALSRHPKQFDRLFVNLVNAGEQSGALDQMLDRIATYKEKVESLKSRVKKALWYPTAVMTIGIAVTMLLLIKVVPEFESMFQSFGAELPALTQMTVNLSELAQRYWLVALGAVITAVLLLKISIQRSPKVAYRMHALLLRLPVIGDIMHKSAIARFSRTLATTFASGVPLVEGLDTAAGATGNKVYERAVVQTRQDVSTGQQLHFAMRMTNRFPPLAIQMVSIGEEAGSLDAMLNRVADYYEEEVDNKVDALTSLMEPVIIVVLGVLVGGVVVSMYLPIFDLGSAL
- the pilB gene encoding type IV-A pilus assembly ATPase PilB, with the translated sequence MSQPPFESTLSHAAARGGLRGIAQRLVKHGLLNDAQAATAETTASDLEISLLQHVIESGLVDPNEATLAAGWEYGLPVIDLEAVRLTALPPAADYPVKVLQSLNVLPLARHGHRLTVAVPYPATLTQLDELQFATGLSVEGILAPVDQITVALNSYLAQNERGMLDELDDIDDAVSSLSIVQNNDGNEVPLEESSQNSEDAPIVKFVNKILLDAIRRGASDIHFEPYETLYRVRFRVDGMLIEVARPPFAMRNRIAARLKIMARLDISERRLPQDGSIKLKLSRTRSLDFRVNSLPTVYGEKLVLRILDPTAVQLGIEQLGFTDDQRGHYEHALKQPQGMILVTGPTGSGKTVSLYTGINILNKVERNICTAEDPVEIKVAGINQVNVLPKIGLDFASALRAFLRQDPDVVMVGEIRDLETAEIAVKAAQTGHLVLSTVHTNSAAETLTRLANMGVSSFNIASAVSLIIAQRLARKLCTHCKEPIDIPHEALRKEGFSSEEIHQATIYKPVGCKHCTHGYKGRIGIYEVVPITEAMRQLIMRDANSLDIDQQVCKEGYPTLHRSGLLKVMQGITSLEEINRVSKE
- a CDS encoding pilin, which produces MQNAAQPISRITKQGGFTLIELMIVVAIIGVLASLAVPQYQNYTARAQASEGLSVTGGMRADLAERYSLDGEFPAALDSLEGTADDPAGRYVQKATYSKNSDGDAIITVTFLSDTSIANAIVDEDGGEGNLMTIISEEPAKGWTCGGLPSRLLPAGCKD
- a CDS encoding pilin — its product is MEKNQRGFTLIELMIVVAIIGVLASIAVPQYQNYTARAQVSEALNVLSGVKSELSERYALEGSFGSGNLLNQSELVSQTQYVDSIDYYTTDGGDGVDIGIRMKNEAPVSQAVRNNRFRIEVRASEGSITWRCMPAQQQPIDPKYLPGSCRS
- a CDS encoding anti-virulence regulator CigR family protein, giving the protein MNPIKLIAMSALGALLFNSAAFAQPDHAPAHGARDKGQHQQHESNRSSQSRYGRVDLPRINERELRQLLRQHDAPRAESLPPGIQRNLERGKPLPPGIAKRFDGQLASQLPNYPGYEWERVGADVVLIEAATRIVVDVLVDVLR
- a CDS encoding inositol monophosphatase family protein, with product MSEHTLAARLEITIAIAEEAGQMIVKAREQQDFAQRLKKDNELVTDVDVAVDKLISQRLEEHFPGEARLSEELAPESALHETAPKLWVVDPIDGTVNFAQGLRHVAVSIGWMEEGVAKVGVVHAPFLGETFSASEGAGAFCNGKTIQPSRADSLAHTLVGTGFPYRKEERKHLLKRLEAVLLECQDVRRNGAAALDLCDVACGRLDAYYESVSPWDFVAGWVIAREAGARVGHLYPVPSAVPEDIYPDHLLVTAPGVYDAMAYLLLEADQRKP